The following are encoded together in the Oncorhynchus kisutch isolate 150728-3 linkage group LG8, Okis_V2, whole genome shotgun sequence genome:
- the LOC109895765 gene encoding endophilin-B2-like isoform X2 has protein sequence MDFNVKKLASDAGVFFTRAVQFTGEKFGQVEKTELDAHFENLLSRADSTKNWTEKIFRQTEVLLQPNPSARIEEFLYEKLDRTVPSRPNNGELLGHYMQDAAKDFGPGTPYGSTLIKVGDCERRLGGAQREFLQTSAISFLAPLRNFLEGDWRTISKERRLLENRRLDLDSSKARLKKAKLAESKAACEGEAVPDFQETRPRNYVLSASASALWSEEVDKAAHELRVAQTEFDRQAEVTRLLLEGISSTHVNHLRCLHEFVEAQTAYYKQCYLHMQDLQKELGSSNGDVFPNAFAGNPGLSMASSGSSPQGNATLPQDAASAVETDTLKIEEVQAPATGTRKAKVLYDYDAADTSELSLLADELITVYTVPGMDSDWLVGERGNQKGRVPVTYLELLS, from the exons ATGGATTTCAACGTGAAGAAATTAGCTTCGGATGCTGGAGTGTTTTTCACACGAGCTGTACAG TTCACAGGGGAAAAGTTCGGACAGGTAGAGAAGACTGAGCTGGATGCCCATTTTGAGAATCTGCTCAGCCGTGCCGATTCCACAAAAAACTGGACAGAGAAAATCTTCAGGCAGACAGAGGTTCTGCTGCAGCCCAACCCAA GTGCCAGGATTGAGGAGTTCCTGTATGAGAAGCTTGACAGAACGGTTCCATCCAGACCAAATAATGGAGAACTACTGGGTCATTACATGCAGGATGCGGCTAAAGATTTTGGACCTGGAACTCCATATG gtAGCACCCTGATCAAGGTAGGTGACTGTGAGAGGAGACTAGGCGGTGCACAGAGAGAGTTCCTACAGACCTCCGCTATCAGCTTCCTTGCCCCACTCAGGAACTTTCTGGAAGGAGACTGGAGGACCATCTCA AAAGAGAGGCGTCTCCTGGAGAACCGCAGACTGGACCTGGACTCCAGTAAAGCACGACTGAAGAAAGCCAAACTAGCCGAGTCCAAGGCCGCG TGTGAGGGAGAA GCTGTGCCTGATTTTCAGGAGACCAGACCCAGGAATTATGTCCTCTCTGCCAGTGCATCTGCG CTCTGGAGTGAGGAAGTGGACAAA GCAGCGCATGAACTtcgagtggcccagacagagtttgacagacaggcagaggtcaCACGACTCCTACTGGAGGGCATCAGCAGTACACAC gtgaacCACCTGCGCTGCCTGCATGAGTTTGTGGAGGCACAGACAGCCTACTACAAGCAGTGTTACCTGCACATGCAAGACCTGCAGAAAGAGCTGGGCAG TTCCAATGGAGATGT GTTTCCCAATGCGTTTGCTGGTAACCCGGGTCTCTCCATGGCCTCCAGTGGCTCCTCTCCCCAGGGGAATGCCACCCTACCCCAGGACGCTGCCAGCGCTgtggagacagacacactgaaaATCGAAGAGGTACAGGCCCCCGCCACGGGCACACGCAAGGCCAAGGTCCTGTACGACTATGACGCGGCCGACACCAGTGAGCTCTCCCTACTTGCTGACGAG CTAATCACAGTTTACACAGTGCCAGGCATGGACTCTGACTGGCTCGTTGGCGAGAGAGGGAACCAGAAAGGGAGAGTGCCTGTCACATACCTGGAGCTGCTCAGCTAA
- the LOC109895765 gene encoding endophilin-B2-like isoform X3, with protein MDFNVKKLASDAGVFFTRAVQFTGEKFGQVEKTELDAHFENLLSRADSTKNWTEKIFRQTEVLLQPNPIDHTGARIEEFLYEKLDRTVPSRPNNGELLGHYMQDAAKDFGPGTPYGSTLIKVGDCERRLGGAQREFLQTSAISFLAPLRNFLEGDWRTISKERRLLENRRLDLDSSKARLKKAKLAESKAACEGEAVPDFQETRPRNYVLSASASALWSEEVDKAAHELRVAQTEFDRQAEVTRLLLEGISSTHVNHLRCLHEFVEAQTAYYKQCYLHMQDLQKELGRFPNAFAGNPGLSMASSGSSPQGNATLPQDAASAVETDTLKIEEVQAPATGTRKAKVLYDYDAADTSELSLLADELITVYTVPGMDSDWLVGERGNQKGRVPVTYLELLS; from the exons ATGGATTTCAACGTGAAGAAATTAGCTTCGGATGCTGGAGTGTTTTTCACACGAGCTGTACAG TTCACAGGGGAAAAGTTCGGACAGGTAGAGAAGACTGAGCTGGATGCCCATTTTGAGAATCTGCTCAGCCGTGCCGATTCCACAAAAAACTGGACAGAGAAAATCTTCAGGCAGACAGAGGTTCTGCTGCAGCCCAACCCAA TTGACCACACTG GTGCCAGGATTGAGGAGTTCCTGTATGAGAAGCTTGACAGAACGGTTCCATCCAGACCAAATAATGGAGAACTACTGGGTCATTACATGCAGGATGCGGCTAAAGATTTTGGACCTGGAACTCCATATG gtAGCACCCTGATCAAGGTAGGTGACTGTGAGAGGAGACTAGGCGGTGCACAGAGAGAGTTCCTACAGACCTCCGCTATCAGCTTCCTTGCCCCACTCAGGAACTTTCTGGAAGGAGACTGGAGGACCATCTCA AAAGAGAGGCGTCTCCTGGAGAACCGCAGACTGGACCTGGACTCCAGTAAAGCACGACTGAAGAAAGCCAAACTAGCCGAGTCCAAGGCCGCG TGTGAGGGAGAA GCTGTGCCTGATTTTCAGGAGACCAGACCCAGGAATTATGTCCTCTCTGCCAGTGCATCTGCG CTCTGGAGTGAGGAAGTGGACAAA GCAGCGCATGAACTtcgagtggcccagacagagtttgacagacaggcagaggtcaCACGACTCCTACTGGAGGGCATCAGCAGTACACAC gtgaacCACCTGCGCTGCCTGCATGAGTTTGTGGAGGCACAGACAGCCTACTACAAGCAGTGTTACCTGCACATGCAAGACCTGCAGAAAGAGCTGGGCAG GTTTCCCAATGCGTTTGCTGGTAACCCGGGTCTCTCCATGGCCTCCAGTGGCTCCTCTCCCCAGGGGAATGCCACCCTACCCCAGGACGCTGCCAGCGCTgtggagacagacacactgaaaATCGAAGAGGTACAGGCCCCCGCCACGGGCACACGCAAGGCCAAGGTCCTGTACGACTATGACGCGGCCGACACCAGTGAGCTCTCCCTACTTGCTGACGAG CTAATCACAGTTTACACAGTGCCAGGCATGGACTCTGACTGGCTCGTTGGCGAGAGAGGGAACCAGAAAGGGAGAGTGCCTGTCACATACCTGGAGCTGCTCAGCTAA
- the LOC109895765 gene encoding endophilin-B2-like isoform X4, which translates to MDFNVKKLASDAGVFFTRAVQFTGEKFGQVEKTELDAHFENLLSRADSTKNWTEKIFRQTEVLLQPNPIDHTGARIEEFLYEKLDRTVPSRPNNGELLGHYMQDAAKDFGPGTPYGSTLIKVGDCERRLGGAQREFLQTSAISFLAPLRNFLEGDWRTISKERRLLENRRLDLDSSKARLKKAKLAESKAAAVPDFQETRPRNYVLSASASALWSEEVDKAAHELRVAQTEFDRQAEVTRLLLEGISSTHVNHLRCLHEFVEAQTAYYKQCYLHMQDLQKELGRFPNAFAGNPGLSMASSGSSPQGNATLPQDAASAVETDTLKIEEVQAPATGTRKAKVLYDYDAADTSELSLLADELITVYTVPGMDSDWLVGERGNQKGRVPVTYLELLS; encoded by the exons ATGGATTTCAACGTGAAGAAATTAGCTTCGGATGCTGGAGTGTTTTTCACACGAGCTGTACAG TTCACAGGGGAAAAGTTCGGACAGGTAGAGAAGACTGAGCTGGATGCCCATTTTGAGAATCTGCTCAGCCGTGCCGATTCCACAAAAAACTGGACAGAGAAAATCTTCAGGCAGACAGAGGTTCTGCTGCAGCCCAACCCAA TTGACCACACTG GTGCCAGGATTGAGGAGTTCCTGTATGAGAAGCTTGACAGAACGGTTCCATCCAGACCAAATAATGGAGAACTACTGGGTCATTACATGCAGGATGCGGCTAAAGATTTTGGACCTGGAACTCCATATG gtAGCACCCTGATCAAGGTAGGTGACTGTGAGAGGAGACTAGGCGGTGCACAGAGAGAGTTCCTACAGACCTCCGCTATCAGCTTCCTTGCCCCACTCAGGAACTTTCTGGAAGGAGACTGGAGGACCATCTCA AAAGAGAGGCGTCTCCTGGAGAACCGCAGACTGGACCTGGACTCCAGTAAAGCACGACTGAAGAAAGCCAAACTAGCCGAGTCCAAGGCCGCG GCTGTGCCTGATTTTCAGGAGACCAGACCCAGGAATTATGTCCTCTCTGCCAGTGCATCTGCG CTCTGGAGTGAGGAAGTGGACAAA GCAGCGCATGAACTtcgagtggcccagacagagtttgacagacaggcagaggtcaCACGACTCCTACTGGAGGGCATCAGCAGTACACAC gtgaacCACCTGCGCTGCCTGCATGAGTTTGTGGAGGCACAGACAGCCTACTACAAGCAGTGTTACCTGCACATGCAAGACCTGCAGAAAGAGCTGGGCAG GTTTCCCAATGCGTTTGCTGGTAACCCGGGTCTCTCCATGGCCTCCAGTGGCTCCTCTCCCCAGGGGAATGCCACCCTACCCCAGGACGCTGCCAGCGCTgtggagacagacacactgaaaATCGAAGAGGTACAGGCCCCCGCCACGGGCACACGCAAGGCCAAGGTCCTGTACGACTATGACGCGGCCGACACCAGTGAGCTCTCCCTACTTGCTGACGAG CTAATCACAGTTTACACAGTGCCAGGCATGGACTCTGACTGGCTCGTTGGCGAGAGAGGGAACCAGAAAGGGAGAGTGCCTGTCACATACCTGGAGCTGCTCAGCTAA
- the LOC109895765 gene encoding endophilin-B2-like isoform X5 → MDFNVKKLASDAGVFFTRAVQFTGEKFGQVEKTELDAHFENLLSRADSTKNWTEKIFRQTEVLLQPNPSARIEEFLYEKLDRTVPSRPNNGELLGHYMQDAAKDFGPGTPYGSTLIKVGDCERRLGGAQREFLQTSAISFLAPLRNFLEGDWRTISKERRLLENRRLDLDSSKARLKKAKLAESKAAAVPDFQETRPRNYVLSASASALWSEEVDKAAHELRVAQTEFDRQAEVTRLLLEGISSTHVNHLRCLHEFVEAQTAYYKQCYLHMQDLQKELGRFPNAFAGNPGLSMASSGSSPQGNATLPQDAASAVETDTLKIEEVQAPATGTRKAKVLYDYDAADTSELSLLADELITVYTVPGMDSDWLVGERGNQKGRVPVTYLELLS, encoded by the exons ATGGATTTCAACGTGAAGAAATTAGCTTCGGATGCTGGAGTGTTTTTCACACGAGCTGTACAG TTCACAGGGGAAAAGTTCGGACAGGTAGAGAAGACTGAGCTGGATGCCCATTTTGAGAATCTGCTCAGCCGTGCCGATTCCACAAAAAACTGGACAGAGAAAATCTTCAGGCAGACAGAGGTTCTGCTGCAGCCCAACCCAA GTGCCAGGATTGAGGAGTTCCTGTATGAGAAGCTTGACAGAACGGTTCCATCCAGACCAAATAATGGAGAACTACTGGGTCATTACATGCAGGATGCGGCTAAAGATTTTGGACCTGGAACTCCATATG gtAGCACCCTGATCAAGGTAGGTGACTGTGAGAGGAGACTAGGCGGTGCACAGAGAGAGTTCCTACAGACCTCCGCTATCAGCTTCCTTGCCCCACTCAGGAACTTTCTGGAAGGAGACTGGAGGACCATCTCA AAAGAGAGGCGTCTCCTGGAGAACCGCAGACTGGACCTGGACTCCAGTAAAGCACGACTGAAGAAAGCCAAACTAGCCGAGTCCAAGGCCGCG GCTGTGCCTGATTTTCAGGAGACCAGACCCAGGAATTATGTCCTCTCTGCCAGTGCATCTGCG CTCTGGAGTGAGGAAGTGGACAAA GCAGCGCATGAACTtcgagtggcccagacagagtttgacagacaggcagaggtcaCACGACTCCTACTGGAGGGCATCAGCAGTACACAC gtgaacCACCTGCGCTGCCTGCATGAGTTTGTGGAGGCACAGACAGCCTACTACAAGCAGTGTTACCTGCACATGCAAGACCTGCAGAAAGAGCTGGGCAG GTTTCCCAATGCGTTTGCTGGTAACCCGGGTCTCTCCATGGCCTCCAGTGGCTCCTCTCCCCAGGGGAATGCCACCCTACCCCAGGACGCTGCCAGCGCTgtggagacagacacactgaaaATCGAAGAGGTACAGGCCCCCGCCACGGGCACACGCAAGGCCAAGGTCCTGTACGACTATGACGCGGCCGACACCAGTGAGCTCTCCCTACTTGCTGACGAG CTAATCACAGTTTACACAGTGCCAGGCATGGACTCTGACTGGCTCGTTGGCGAGAGAGGGAACCAGAAAGGGAGAGTGCCTGTCACATACCTGGAGCTGCTCAGCTAA
- the LOC109895765 gene encoding endophilin-B2-like isoform X1 — MDFNVKKLASDAGVFFTRAVQFTGEKFGQVEKTELDAHFENLLSRADSTKNWTEKIFRQTEVLLQPNPSARIEEFLYEKLDRTVPSRPNNGELLGHYMQDAAKDFGPGTPYGSTLIKVGDCERRLGGAQREFLQTSAISFLAPLRNFLEGDWRTISKERRLLENRRLDLDSSKARLKKAKLAESKAACEGEAVPDFQETRPRNYVLSASASALWSEEVDKAAHELRVAQTEFDRQAEVTRLLLEGISSTHVNHLRCLHEFVEAQTAYYKQCYLHMQDLQKELGSVCCLSMTISTVISYALSSNGDVFPNAFAGNPGLSMASSGSSPQGNATLPQDAASAVETDTLKIEEVQAPATGTRKAKVLYDYDAADTSELSLLADELITVYTVPGMDSDWLVGERGNQKGRVPVTYLELLS; from the exons ATGGATTTCAACGTGAAGAAATTAGCTTCGGATGCTGGAGTGTTTTTCACACGAGCTGTACAG TTCACAGGGGAAAAGTTCGGACAGGTAGAGAAGACTGAGCTGGATGCCCATTTTGAGAATCTGCTCAGCCGTGCCGATTCCACAAAAAACTGGACAGAGAAAATCTTCAGGCAGACAGAGGTTCTGCTGCAGCCCAACCCAA GTGCCAGGATTGAGGAGTTCCTGTATGAGAAGCTTGACAGAACGGTTCCATCCAGACCAAATAATGGAGAACTACTGGGTCATTACATGCAGGATGCGGCTAAAGATTTTGGACCTGGAACTCCATATG gtAGCACCCTGATCAAGGTAGGTGACTGTGAGAGGAGACTAGGCGGTGCACAGAGAGAGTTCCTACAGACCTCCGCTATCAGCTTCCTTGCCCCACTCAGGAACTTTCTGGAAGGAGACTGGAGGACCATCTCA AAAGAGAGGCGTCTCCTGGAGAACCGCAGACTGGACCTGGACTCCAGTAAAGCACGACTGAAGAAAGCCAAACTAGCCGAGTCCAAGGCCGCG TGTGAGGGAGAA GCTGTGCCTGATTTTCAGGAGACCAGACCCAGGAATTATGTCCTCTCTGCCAGTGCATCTGCG CTCTGGAGTGAGGAAGTGGACAAA GCAGCGCATGAACTtcgagtggcccagacagagtttgacagacaggcagaggtcaCACGACTCCTACTGGAGGGCATCAGCAGTACACAC gtgaacCACCTGCGCTGCCTGCATGAGTTTGTGGAGGCACAGACAGCCTACTACAAGCAGTGTTACCTGCACATGCAAGACCTGCAGAAAGAGCTGGGCAG TGTGTGCTGTTTATCAATGACCATCTCCACTGTCATCTCTTATGCTCTCAGTTCCAATGGAGATGT GTTTCCCAATGCGTTTGCTGGTAACCCGGGTCTCTCCATGGCCTCCAGTGGCTCCTCTCCCCAGGGGAATGCCACCCTACCCCAGGACGCTGCCAGCGCTgtggagacagacacactgaaaATCGAAGAGGTACAGGCCCCCGCCACGGGCACACGCAAGGCCAAGGTCCTGTACGACTATGACGCGGCCGACACCAGTGAGCTCTCCCTACTTGCTGACGAG CTAATCACAGTTTACACAGTGCCAGGCATGGACTCTGACTGGCTCGTTGGCGAGAGAGGGAACCAGAAAGGGAGAGTGCCTGTCACATACCTGGAGCTGCTCAGCTAA
- the LOC109895765 gene encoding endophilin-B2-like isoform X6 — translation MQDAAKDFGPGTPYGSTLIKVGDCERRLGGAQREFLQTSAISFLAPLRNFLEGDWRTISKERRLLENRRLDLDSSKARLKKAKLAESKAAAVPDFQETRPRNYVLSASASALWSEEVDKAAHELRVAQTEFDRQAEVTRLLLEGISSTHVNHLRCLHEFVEAQTAYYKQCYLHMQDLQKELGRFPNAFAGNPGLSMASSGSSPQGNATLPQDAASAVETDTLKIEEVQAPATGTRKAKVLYDYDAADTSELSLLADELITVYTVPGMDSDWLVGERGNQKGRVPVTYLELLS, via the exons ATGCAGGATGCGGCTAAAGATTTTGGACCTGGAACTCCATATG gtAGCACCCTGATCAAGGTAGGTGACTGTGAGAGGAGACTAGGCGGTGCACAGAGAGAGTTCCTACAGACCTCCGCTATCAGCTTCCTTGCCCCACTCAGGAACTTTCTGGAAGGAGACTGGAGGACCATCTCA AAAGAGAGGCGTCTCCTGGAGAACCGCAGACTGGACCTGGACTCCAGTAAAGCACGACTGAAGAAAGCCAAACTAGCCGAGTCCAAGGCCGCG GCTGTGCCTGATTTTCAGGAGACCAGACCCAGGAATTATGTCCTCTCTGCCAGTGCATCTGCG CTCTGGAGTGAGGAAGTGGACAAA GCAGCGCATGAACTtcgagtggcccagacagagtttgacagacaggcagaggtcaCACGACTCCTACTGGAGGGCATCAGCAGTACACAC gtgaacCACCTGCGCTGCCTGCATGAGTTTGTGGAGGCACAGACAGCCTACTACAAGCAGTGTTACCTGCACATGCAAGACCTGCAGAAAGAGCTGGGCAG GTTTCCCAATGCGTTTGCTGGTAACCCGGGTCTCTCCATGGCCTCCAGTGGCTCCTCTCCCCAGGGGAATGCCACCCTACCCCAGGACGCTGCCAGCGCTgtggagacagacacactgaaaATCGAAGAGGTACAGGCCCCCGCCACGGGCACACGCAAGGCCAAGGTCCTGTACGACTATGACGCGGCCGACACCAGTGAGCTCTCCCTACTTGCTGACGAG CTAATCACAGTTTACACAGTGCCAGGCATGGACTCTGACTGGCTCGTTGGCGAGAGAGGGAACCAGAAAGGGAGAGTGCCTGTCACATACCTGGAGCTGCTCAGCTAA
- the prrt1b gene encoding proline rich transmembrane protein 1B, producing MDPVIQPPGRESQALSSGRTAVQEGNSGTQDLVDPSLPVQTTHLSSNSDNVHTVCPPVPKADSTFAACPPYRAHSDSDGRLTREELLSQRDLAGGTPSTVCQPQISLVQPDMTASTPSEEPPPYSPPDPKMAYIIYPPQPPHYPGPPVIACQPGPNQPAFYQAQFMPSPSYPPNTIYMSGPPLGDERPPLPKDYMVESLLVTIFCCLMSGLIALLYSYETRAALARGDMREAERASQKARLLVLFSLMFGVFVCVGWIIYVVISLCA from the exons ATGGACCCAG TCATTCAACCACCCGGCCGTGAGAGCCAGGCCCTGTCCAGTGGGAGGACAGCAGTGCAGGAGGGAAACTCAGGAACCCAAGACCTTGTTGACCCAAGCTTACCTGTCCAAACCACTCATCTGTCATCCAACAGTGACAATGTCCACACTGTCTGTCCTCCAGTGCCTAAGGCAGACAGTACTTTTGCTGCCTGTCCGCCATACAGAGCTCACAGTGACAGTGATGGGAGGTTAACCAGGGAGGAGCTGCTAAGCCAGAGAGACCTGGCAGGAGGGACACCCTCGACTGTGTGTCAGCCACAGATCTCCTTGGTCCAACCAGACATGACAGCATCCACCCCATCAGAAGAGCCCCCACCCTACAGCCCACCTGACCCCAAGATGGCCTATATTATCTATCCCCCACAACCACCTCACTACCCAGGACCCCCTGTCATAGCCTGCCAGCCAGGACCCAACCAGCCAGCCTTCTACCAGGCCCAGTTCATGCCTTCACCCAGCTACCCTCCCAACACCATA TACATGAGCGGCCCTCCACTGGGGGACGAGCGGCCTCCCCTGCCCAAGGACTACATGGTGGAGTCCCTGCTGGTCACCATCTTCTGCTGCCTTATGAGTGGCCTCATCGCCCTTTTGTACTCATATGAG ACCCGTGCTGCTCTGGCCAGAGGGGAcatgagggaggcagagagggctTCCCAGAAGGCCCGTTTGCTGGTGTTGTTCAGCCTGATGTTTggggtgtttgtttgtgtgggatGGATCATATATGTAGTGATATCTCTCTGTGCATAG
- the LOC109895085 gene encoding tumor necrosis factor ligand superfamily member 6 gives MTAAANEEVRCEIRCHRAKSDRILYSRVSRRDKVLSVCLTRFAAFVSILLSCAALLLHAFQHKAADNQLTSAGSYSIGSIQQQQVRTNPSAHLTAPASFNHSKREYLEWEDKLGLAHLSDFEYDDGDLIVPKDGVYEVYLQITFRRPSHFVCSKEGPVFILSQRVILFAMNYQNDRELLTASDTVYCSQPPGSEGCMEEDSVVPYWEKSPRTSGVFKLKAGDRLRVSNEDRYHELMLLQEDKTFFGAHLI, from the exons ATGACAGCCGCTGCCAATGAAGAGGTTCGCTGTGAGATCCGGTGTCATCGTGCGAAGAGTGACAGGATTCTTTATTCCCGGGTGAGCCGCAGAGATAAAGTGCTGTCAGTGTGCCTCACTCGGTTCGCTGCGTTTGTCTCTATACTTCTGTCGTGTGCTGCACTCCTGCTACACGCATTTCAACATAAAGCAGCGGACAACCAG CTCACTTCAGCGGGAAGCTATTCTATAG GCAGTATACAGCAGCAGCAAGTTAGAACCAATCCAAGTGCTCATCTGACAG CTCCAGCCTCATTTAATCATTCGAAGAGGGAATACCTTGAATGGGAGGACAAACTTGGACTTGCGCACCTCAGCGACTTTGAGTATGATGACGGCGACCTCATCGTGCCGAAAGATGGCGTGTACGAGGTTTACCTGCAGATCACCTTCCGAAGACCTAGTCACTTTGTGTGTAGCAAAGAGGGCCCTGTTTTCATCCTCTCCCAGAGGGTGATCCTGTTTGCAATGAACTACCAGAATGACAGAGAACTCCTAACAGCATCTGACACAGTGTACTGCAGTCAGCCCCCTGGCTCAGAGGGCTGCATGGAGGAGGACTCAGTGGTTCCTTACTGGGAAAAGTCTCCACGCACATCCGGAGTGTTCAAACTAAAAGCTGGGGACAGGCTTAGAGTGAGTAACGAGGACAGGTACCATGAGTTGATGCTCCTTCAAGAAGACAAGACATTTTTTGGGGCACATCTCATTTGA